The following coding sequences lie in one Elusimicrobiota bacterium genomic window:
- a CDS encoding ATP-binding cassette domain-containing protein, which yields MIKIFEINKAYGEQILFKDLSFNINRGEKIGIVGRNGHGKSTLFQMILGEVGIDSGSITIPKNYRIGYLQQHLHFTKPTILEEASLGLPHGEEYDTWKAEKILFGLGFTEDDMNKSPHEFSGGYQIRLNLAKLLVSNPDMLLLDEPNNYLDIVAIRWLEEFLRAWRGEFLLITHDRNFMDRVVTHTVA from the coding sequence ATGATAAAAATATTTGAAATAAATAAGGCGTACGGGGAGCAGATCCTTTTTAAAGACCTGAGCTTCAATATTAACCGCGGCGAGAAAATAGGGATTGTCGGCAGGAACGGGCACGGCAAGTCCACGTTATTTCAGATGATTTTGGGCGAGGTCGGCATAGATTCCGGCAGTATTACAATACCTAAGAACTATCGCATCGGATACCTGCAGCAGCACTTGCATTTTACTAAACCTACTATTCTTGAAGAAGCAAGCCTCGGCCTGCCGCATGGCGAAGAATATGATACCTGGAAAGCGGAAAAAATACTTTTTGGCCTCGGATTTACTGAAGACGACATGAACAAAAGCCCGCATGAGTTTTCTGGCGGCTACCAGATCCGTTTAAACCTGGCAAAATTGCTTGTATCAAATCCCGACATGTTGCTTTTGGACGAGCCGAACAATTATCTTGATATTGTAGCCATCAGGTGGCTTGAAGAATTTCTTAGGGCTTGGCGGGGCGAATTCTTGCTTATTACGCATGACAGAAATTTTATGGACAGGGTGGTAACGCATACCGTTGCC
- a CDS encoding DUF3820 family protein, with translation MPKKTVSNQEYFKELVKARMPFGKYANRLLIDLPESYILWFKEKGFPKGELGKMLQIVYEIKLNGLEYLIKAVGSRPRMVSSKPRQRGSIELD, from the coding sequence ATGCCGAAAAAAACCGTTTCAAATCAAGAATACTTCAAAGAACTTGTAAAAGCGCGGATGCCGTTTGGCAAATACGCTAACCGATTATTGATTGATCTTCCGGAATCTTATATTCTTTGGTTTAAAGAAAAAGGGTTCCCAAAAGGCGAGCTGGGAAAAATGCTCCAAATTGTGTATGAAATTAAGCTCAACGGTTTGGAATACCTTATAAAGGCAGTAGGAAGTAGACCCCGCATGGTTTCTTCGAAACCAAGACAGCGGGGCTCCATTGAATTAGATTAA